One Candidatus Scalindua japonica DNA segment encodes these proteins:
- a CDS encoding PLP-dependent cysteine synthase family protein: MSGKIESQDIDEKIKNTVLRYVGNTPLVRVSTSHDIPDKVEIYAKLEYLNPGGSVKDRPVLWMIKDAIKTGKLTHNKVILDSTSGNAGIAYAMIGSALGYEVDLVIPGNASKERMQTIRAYGATIISTDPMKGYDEAIRRAHEIFADNPDKYYMPDQYANECNPIAHYETTGKEILEQTEGRITHFICGVGTGGTVMGVGRRLKEYNPDIKVYVIQPEDFPGIEGLKPMGEEYIKPKIYHDDFIEDHRFHVTSEEAKDTCSILAKELALFVGQSSGAFMKGALELAWKIDEGVIVTLFPDTGSRYFSTQLWEE, encoded by the coding sequence ATGAGTGGTAAGATCGAAAGCCAGGATATCGATGAGAAGATAAAGAATACTGTCTTGAGGTATGTCGGAAATACTCCTCTGGTAAGGGTTAGTACTTCTCACGATATACCTGATAAAGTAGAAATATACGCTAAGCTGGAATATCTCAATCCGGGAGGGTCTGTAAAAGACCGCCCTGTCTTGTGGATGATAAAAGATGCGATAAAGACCGGAAAACTTACTCATAACAAGGTAATTCTGGATTCTACATCAGGTAATGCGGGAATAGCATACGCAATGATAGGATCCGCATTGGGCTATGAAGTGGATCTGGTTATACCGGGAAATGCCAGTAAAGAGAGAATGCAGACTATCAGGGCTTACGGAGCAACAATTATCTCAACTGACCCTATGAAGGGATATGATGAAGCGATAAGAAGAGCACATGAGATCTTTGCAGATAATCCGGATAAATATTATATGCCGGACCAGTACGCTAACGAATGTAATCCAATTGCCCATTATGAAACAACAGGAAAAGAGATCCTGGAACAGACTGAAGGCAGGATCACACACTTTATTTGCGGAGTTGGCACAGGCGGCACTGTGATGGGTGTCGGCAGAAGATTGAAGGAATATAACCCGGACATAAAAGTTTATGTAATCCAACCTGAGGACTTCCCCGGAATTGAGGGGCTTAAACCCATGGGTGAGGAGTATATTAAACCAAAGATTTACCATGATGACTTTATAGAAGACCATAGGTTTCATGTAACCTCAGAGGAAGCGAAGGATACATGTAGCATTTTGGCCAAAGAACTGGCACTCTTTGTCGGTCAGTCGTCCGGTGCTTTTATGAAAGGTGCGTTAGAATTGGCATGGAAAATAGATGAAGGGGTAATCGTCACCCTTTTTCCTGATACCGGTAGCAGATATTTCAGCACACAATTATGGGAAGAATAA
- a CDS encoding tetratricopeptide repeat protein, which yields MKRNLITLFGILMLSLMFITMNSGCSGKLRDAEEHYDIGTLHWKQGRIDDAIEEYQRAITVFPNFEKAHFNLGCVYTQKGEFDLAIESFKKGLQIKPDWLEAHTNLGAAYETNNMFNEAMEEYKKALGLNPGIPESHVNLGNLYFKMEKFDDAIAEYNMATKLEPGFAEAYNNVGYVYLKQGKYSLAINHLMKAVELKPGYVSARNNLGQAYIKVGLREKAMEQYDAVNKLTSKNK from the coding sequence ATGAAAAGAAATTTAATTACACTTTTTGGCATTTTAATGTTATCGCTTATGTTTATTACAATGAATTCCGGCTGCAGCGGCAAATTGAGAGACGCTGAAGAACACTACGATATAGGCACACTGCATTGGAAACAGGGAAGGATCGATGATGCTATTGAAGAGTATCAGAGGGCAATAACCGTTTTTCCTAATTTTGAAAAAGCGCATTTTAATCTTGGCTGTGTATATACCCAGAAAGGGGAATTTGATCTTGCAATTGAGTCATTCAAGAAAGGGCTGCAAATCAAACCCGATTGGTTAGAGGCACATACAAACCTTGGCGCCGCATACGAAACAAATAATATGTTTAATGAGGCGATGGAAGAGTACAAGAAGGCGTTAGGGCTTAATCCCGGAATACCGGAATCACATGTAAATCTTGGCAATCTCTATTTCAAGATGGAAAAGTTTGATGATGCCATTGCTGAATATAATATGGCTACTAAACTCGAACCCGGCTTTGCAGAGGCATACAATAATGTAGGCTATGTATATCTCAAACAGGGGAAATACAGTCTGGCAATTAACCATCTGATGAAAGCGGTTGAACTGAAACCCGGGTATGTAAGCGCGCGTAATAATCTCGGCCAGGCATATATAAAAGTAGGACTGCGTGAAAAAGCAATGGAACAGTATGATGCCGTTAATAAACTCACCAGTAAGAATAAGTAA
- a CDS encoding nitroreductase family protein produces MAIYESAINRRTIRRFKQKPIPLENLKNLVNAGRLALSSTKMQPIEYI; encoded by the coding sequence ATGGCTATTTATGAGTCTGCTATAAATAGACGTACCATCAGGCGATTTAAACAAAAACCCATTCCGTTAGAAAACTTGAAAAATCTTGTTAACGCTGGAAGGCTGGCACTCTCCAGCACCAAAATGCAACCCATCGAATATATATAG